GCCGAATGGCTGAGAGTCCTGAAGGGACGACCCTTAGAACCTGATCCGGATAGTGCCGGCGTAGGGAAGGCAAGGAAAGCATCTCAGCAGCACATGCAAGCCGTATCCTTCCGGGTACGGTTTTTTTATTTCAGCGGTGCGGTAGTACCTGTTGCAGGTGAGCGCAGGGGAATCGGGAACCGGGCATGCATATTGTTCTGAATGGAGAAAAAAGGGAAGTCCCCGACGAACTGACGGTCGGCTCCCTGCTCGCACATCTGAATATCCAGCCGCAGCGCGTGGCCGTTGAGCTGAACGAGATGATTGTCAGGAAAGAACGCTATGAACAGTCCGTTGTCAGGGACGGCGATTCTCTAGAAGTCGTCAGCTTCATGGGCGGCGGAGGTTTTTCAGCAATGGTTGTCCGTACCGGTCCCTTTCGGGGAACGTTTAATAAGAAGATAGAGAAGTAAAAGCGAGGAACGGGAAATGAACGATGTGCTTGTCATAGCGGGAATCCAGTTTCACTCACGCCTCTGGGTTGGGACCGGGAAGTACAGGGATTTTGCGGAGACGAAGAAGGCGATCGAGATTTCCGGGACGGACGTGGTCACGGTCTCGGTCCGGCGCGTGAACATCATCGACAAGAGCAAGGAGAACCTGCTCGACTACATCGACCCGACAAAGTACAAGATCCTGCCGAACACGGCCGGTTGTTACACGTCCAAGGACGCGATCCGGACAGCGCTGCTCGCTGCCGAGGCGGGGATCACCAAGCTCGTCAAGCTCGAGGTGATCGGCGATGCGAAGACACTGTTCCCGGACAATGAGGCGACGCTCGAAGCGGCGAAGGTCCTGGTCAAGGAGGGGCTGATCGTGCTGCCCTATACCAGTGATGATCCGATCATGGCAAAGAAGCTCGTCGATATCGGCTGTCCGGCGATCATGCCGCTCGCCGCGCCGATCGGCTCCGGTCTCGGCATCAGGAACCCTTACAATATCCGGATCATCATGGAGACCGTGAAGGTTCCCATCATTGTCGACGCCGGCGTCGGAACGGCTTCGGACGTTGCGCTCGCCATGGAGCTGGGGTGCGACGCGGTGCTTCTGAACACGGCCATAGCCGGGGCCCAGGACCCGATTGCCATGGCTGAGGCCATGAAGTATGGCGTCCTCGCCGGCCGTCTCGCGTATAAAGCGGGACGAATACCGAAAAAGCTCTATGCCACGGCCAGCAGTCCGCTGGAAGGAGTGATCGGGAGCTCATGATTCATTGCAAAGTGGCTGAGTGCAAATGTGAATGTGATCCCGGGTCTTCCACTTTCCGGTCTGCAATTTGACATGTGCAATGAAATTGGATTTTAAACTCTATCTCATTACCGACCGGAAACAGACGAAGGTTCCGCTGCCTGATGCGGTACGGATGGCGCTCCAGGGCGGCGTCAGGGCGATCCAACTCCGTGAGAAGGATCTTCCCGTACGCGACCTTCTTGACCTGTCCCATGAACTCCGGAAACTGACCCGGCAATTCGGTGCAAAGCTTTTCATCAATGACCGCGTTGATGTCGCCGTTGCGGTCGATGCAGACGGAATTCATCTCGGACATCAGAGTATGCCGCCCGAAGCGGTCAGAAAGATAGTGGGCAGGGACAGGATCATAGGGGTATCGACGCACAACATTCTGGAAGCAAAGGCAGCTGAAGCAGGAGGGGCGGATTTCATAACCTTTGGGCCTGTATTTTTTACTCCATCAAAAGCAAGCTTTGGAGATGCAGTGGGGTTGGAATATCTGAAAAGTGCTAGCAATGCAGTATTAATCCCTATATATGGGCTTGGTGGCTTAAAAAGTGGGAATATAAAACAAGTCATTGCTTACGGCGCCTATGGTGTTTCCATGATCTCGGCAATCTTTACTGCTGATGACATCCAGAAGGCTGCTGAAACAGCGGTGGGAGAAGCAGGCCGGAACTGATGCAATGACAAGGCGGCCACCCATGGGTACTCTGAGGGTATCCGCCGTGCCGACACAATCGAGGTGATCTTATGACGCAGATTCTTGAAGCAAGGAAAGGCAATATCACACCCGAGATGGAAGCTGTGGCCCGGGCTGAAGGAGTCGGCATTGACCATATCATCGATGGAGTGGCCCGGGGCACGATCGTCATTACCAGAAACAAGACGCATGCGTCAATAAGCCCGCTCGGCATCGGAAAGGGACTTCGGACCAAGATCAACGCGAACATCGGGACCTCGAAGGACCGGATGTCTATTGAAGGCGAGCTCGAAAAGCTGAAAGTTGCCGTAGTCGCTGGCGCTGATGCGGTCATGGACCTGTCGACCGGCGGACCTATTGTCGGGATACGCAGGGAGATCCTGAAGCACTCCACTGTCTCCATCGGCACCGTGCCGATCTATCAGGCTGCGGTCGAGACCGTTGAACAGGGGAAACCGATAGTCCAGATGGACCCCGACCTCCTGTTCCGGGTGATCGAGCAGCAGGCAGAGGAAGGCGTGGATTTTGTGACCGTGCACTGCGGCGTCACCACCTCGAGCTTGGAGCGGCTCAAGAAACAGGGCAGGATCATGGACGTCGTCAGCCGGGGGGGCGCTTTCCACATAGAATGGATCATCTATAATGGGATGGAGAACCCGCTGTTCACGCAGTACGACCGGCTGATCGAGATTGCCAAGAAATATGACGTCACCCTTTCGCTCGGCGACGGCATGCGGCCGGGGTGTCTTGCCGATGCCACGGACCGTGCCCAGATCGAAGAGCTGATCACGCTGGGAGAACTGCGCGACGTCGCCCATGAAGGAGGGGTGCAGGTGATGATCGAAGGACCGGGCCACGTGCCGATCAACCAGGTCGAGACGAACATGAAGATCCAGAAGGAACTCTGCAAGGGAGCGCCGTTCTATGTGCTCGGGCCGCTCGTGACCGACGTGGCTCCCGGCTATGATCATATAACTTCCGCCATCGGCGGCGCCATTGCGGGGGCCGCCGGTGCCGACTTCCTCTGCTATGTAACGCCGTCCGAGCATCTTCGTTTGCCGGACCTTGATGACGTGCGCGAGGGAGTCATCGCCTCCCGCATCGCGGCCCACGCAGCCGATATCGCAAAAGGTGTAAAGGGCGCAATGGACTGGGACAAGGAAATGGCACGGCGTCGCAAGGCGCTTGACTGGAAAGGTCAGATCGAGCTGTCGATGAATCCCGAACGCGCGCGAAAATTGCGCGAATCGAGCATGCCGAAGGAATCGGACGTCTGCACCATGTGCGGCGAGTTCTGCTCCATGAAGGGCATGTCGCAGTACCTGAAGAAGGAAGACCGTAGCCGGAAAGCAGAAGTAACAAAACCATAGGGCAATTCCTGTTAAGCGAAAGGTACCAAACATGAACAGATTCAAAGAAATCTTCATTCTCACATCGTTACTGTGCCTGCCGTATATTGCTCATGCGCAGGAAAAAGCGCTCCAGCCCGAGATCATCCTTGAACCAGCGAAGCCCGGACCGGGAGATCTTTTGGTCGTTACCATCAAGAACGCACCAGGGACGCCGGAAGGTAAGTTTAACAACAAGAAGATCTACTTCAATCCTTCGAAAGATTCGTTCAAGGCAATAGTCGCCATCGATTACTTTACCGAACCCGGGAAGTACGATCTCGAAATTTCTTCGAATGGCTCTACTCTCAAACAGGTCGTGGAAGTCATCAAGAAGGAATATGAGGTCCAGCAGTTGACTCTCCCCAAACACATGGTGGAACTGTCTGCCAAAGACGAGGCGCGCGCTGAGCGGGACCAGCAAAAAATGGCGGCTATCTGGCCCAACGAAACCGGCCGTTCATGGACGGGAGACTTTGTCAATCCTCTTGAAGGCGAGATTATAACGCCTTTCGGCGTCCGGAGGATCATCAATAACATTCCGAAAAGCCCGCACACCGGCGTTGATGTCAAGGGAAATAAAGGAGATAAAATAATCGCACCGAATAACGCAGTAGTTGCCCTCGTCGACAACCAGTTCTTTGCCGGCAAGGCACTGGTGCTGAACCACGGCCAGGGCATTTACACCATGTTCTTCCACCTCTCCAAGGTCCTCGTCAAGCCGGGACAGGAAGTCAAGAAAGGTGATGTCATTGCGCTTGTCGGCTCCACGGGCCGCGCCACGGGACCGCACTTGCACTGGGGGGCGCGGGTGCAGGGCGCGCGTATAGACCCGCTGGAACTGGTACATCTGAAGTTGGAATGAGACCGGACTTGCCTCTCAGCTGCGGAGCCGATAAAAATATTACATTGTGTCTTGATAGTGAACAAGAGAGCGCATGCGAAAAGTCCTCTCCATAGCAGGCTCCGATCCGTCCTCCGGTGCGGGCATCCAGGCTGACCTGAAAACGTTCCAAGCCCTTGGCGTCTTCGGTATGGCCCTGCCTGCTGCGCTCACGACCCAGAACAGCCGCGGTGTTTTCGGCGTTAAAGGCATTACTCCCGGCATGCTGTCAAAACAGCTTGACGCCCTCCTTTCCGACATCTTGCCAGATGCAGTTAAGACCGGCATGCTCTTGACGAAACGGAATGTGGAGACCGTTGCCACGACCATCAATAAATACTCGATCAAGAGCCTTGTTGTCGATCCTGTGCTGAAATCGAGCTCGGGCAGACCCTTGCTTCAGCCTGGAGCTCTTAAATCACTCGCCGGAAAGTTGTTTCCTCTTGCGATGATCGTTACTCCGAATATTCCCGAGGCGGAGGTTCTGGCCGGAATTTCGATAACATCGGAAGGGGACATGGATCATGCTGCGGGCAAGATCATGGACCTCGGCCCGAAATATGTCCTGATCAAAGGCGGCCACCGAATCGGTCCGGCAGCGGACACTCTCTATGGAGGCAGAAGCGTGCTCAGCTTTTCCACACCCCGAAGAAGAGGCCAGTTTCACGGCACAGGGTGCGTTCTTTCCTCGGCAATTGCCGTGTTCATAGCAAAGGGATTGCCTGTGGAAAAGGCTGTGGAAAAGTCAAAACAGTTTGTGGATAAGATGTTGACAACCGCGGAGCCGCCGGGAAAGAGCAATATAAAATACTTTCAGTTCTAAAATCCACCGCAGAGGCACGGAGCTACGGAGAAGATCCATTTACACAGATTGTTTATATTGGATTGGCGATGATCAATAGCAATCACGGTGTGTCGTTTGGCTTTCCTTATGTTACCACTGCATCTCGGCAGGAATATTGACATGTTCATGGGAGATCGACATGCGCGTTGACGGCAGGAAGGCGGACGAGCTCCGCAAAGTGAAGATAATACGAAACTATATTAAATCCGCCGAAGGCTCGGTGCTGATCGAGATGGGCGATACCAAGGTCATCTGCACGGCAACGGTTGATAATTCTGTTCCGCCCTTTCTTCGGGGCAAAGGAACAGGCTGGGTGACCGCCGAGTATGCCATGCTGCCGCGCTCGTCCTATCAGCGCATTCAGCGGGAACGGGGCAAGGTGGGCGGCCGCACGCACGAGATCCAGCGGCTCATCGGCAGATCGCTCCGTTCCGTCGTGGACATGACCGCGCTCGGAGAACGGTCGGTGCTGATCGACTGCGACGTGGTCCAGGCGGACGGAGGAACGCGGACGGCATCCATCACGGGGGCCTATGTTGCGTTGGCGGATGCTCTCCGTCATATCAAGAGACAGGGACTCATCGAAACGACCCCGCTCATGGACTTTCTCGCCGCGATCAGCGTCGGGATCGTGGGCGGAACGCCCATGCTCGACCTGTGCTACGCCGAGGACTCCGGGGCTGAAGTGGACATGAACCTCGTGATGACGGGCAAGGGCAAGATCGTGGAAGTGCAAGGAACAGCGGAAGGCGAGCCGTTCTCGAAAAGCGAACTGGCCAAGCTCCTCGCCCTCGGAGAGAAAGGCATCAAGGCACTGGTGAAGAAGCAGAAAGACCTGCTCAGATGACGGCGTTCCTCACGTCGCTGGCGATTGTATTTCTTGCCGAGATGGGTGACAAGACCCAGCTCCTGGCCATGGCCTTTGCCACGAGGTTTCGCTGGCAGACGGTCATGGGGGGGGTGTTGGCCGCAACGGCCGCGAACCACTTTTTCGCTGTCCTGGCCGGGAAGTACCTTACATCGTTCATCCCTCTCTCCTCCGTTAAGATCGGTGCAGCGGTATCGTTCATTCTCTTCGGGCTCTGGACCATCCGCGGGGACAAACTGCATGATGAGGACAAGCGGTTCAACTTCAGCCCCTTTTGGACGGTAACGGCCGCTTTTTTCCTGGCCGAGATGGGGGATAAGACCCAGCTGGCCACCGTGGCACTTGCCGCCGATTTCAATGCCGTCATACCGGTATGGGTGGGGACAACAGCAGGAATGCTGATCGCGGACGCTTTCGGTATCGTCATCGGAGTTGTACTGCACAAAAGGATACCGGAAAAACAAATCAAATGGTTCTCAGCCGTCGTTTTCATCCTTTTCGGGCTCTGGGGATTATATGGGCCTGTGATGCAGCAGATGGGTAAATGATGGTGAGAGCCCGATGGTCCACCCTCCTTCCCGACCGGCATGCCTCTCGTACTGATACCTGCCGCCT
This genomic interval from Nitrospirota bacterium contains the following:
- the thiS gene encoding sulfur carrier protein ThiS, translated to MHIVLNGEKREVPDELTVGSLLAHLNIQPQRVAVELNEMIVRKERYEQSVVRDGDSLEVVSFMGGGGFSAMVVRTGPFRGTFNKKIEK
- a CDS encoding thiazole synthase, producing MNDVLVIAGIQFHSRLWVGTGKYRDFAETKKAIEISGTDVVTVSVRRVNIIDKSKENLLDYIDPTKYKILPNTAGCYTSKDAIRTALLAAEAGITKLVKLEVIGDAKTLFPDNEATLEAAKVLVKEGLIVLPYTSDDPIMAKKLVDIGCPAIMPLAAPIGSGLGIRNPYNIRIIMETVKVPIIVDAGVGTASDVALAMELGCDAVLLNTAIAGAQDPIAMAEAMKYGVLAGRLAYKAGRIPKKLYATASSPLEGVIGSS
- the thiE gene encoding thiamine phosphate synthase, producing MKLDFKLYLITDRKQTKVPLPDAVRMALQGGVRAIQLREKDLPVRDLLDLSHELRKLTRQFGAKLFINDRVDVAVAVDADGIHLGHQSMPPEAVRKIVGRDRIIGVSTHNILEAKAAEAGGADFITFGPVFFTPSKASFGDAVGLEYLKSASNAVLIPIYGLGGLKSGNIKQVIAYGAYGVSMISAIFTADDIQKAAETAVGEAGRN
- the thiC gene encoding phosphomethylpyrimidine synthase ThiC: MTQILEARKGNITPEMEAVARAEGVGIDHIIDGVARGTIVITRNKTHASISPLGIGKGLRTKINANIGTSKDRMSIEGELEKLKVAVVAGADAVMDLSTGGPIVGIRREILKHSTVSIGTVPIYQAAVETVEQGKPIVQMDPDLLFRVIEQQAEEGVDFVTVHCGVTTSSLERLKKQGRIMDVVSRGGAFHIEWIIYNGMENPLFTQYDRLIEIAKKYDVTLSLGDGMRPGCLADATDRAQIEELITLGELRDVAHEGGVQVMIEGPGHVPINQVETNMKIQKELCKGAPFYVLGPLVTDVAPGYDHITSAIGGAIAGAAGADFLCYVTPSEHLRLPDLDDVREGVIASRIAAHAADIAKGVKGAMDWDKEMARRRKALDWKGQIELSMNPERARKLRESSMPKESDVCTMCGEFCSMKGMSQYLKKEDRSRKAEVTKP
- a CDS encoding M23 family metallopeptidase; translated protein: MNRFKEIFILTSLLCLPYIAHAQEKALQPEIILEPAKPGPGDLLVVTIKNAPGTPEGKFNNKKIYFNPSKDSFKAIVAIDYFTEPGKYDLEISSNGSTLKQVVEVIKKEYEVQQLTLPKHMVELSAKDEARAERDQQKMAAIWPNETGRSWTGDFVNPLEGEIITPFGVRRIINNIPKSPHTGVDVKGNKGDKIIAPNNAVVALVDNQFFAGKALVLNHGQGIYTMFFHLSKVLVKPGQEVKKGDVIALVGSTGRATGPHLHWGARVQGARIDPLELVHLKLE
- the thiD gene encoding bifunctional hydroxymethylpyrimidine kinase/phosphomethylpyrimidine kinase; amino-acid sequence: MRKVLSIAGSDPSSGAGIQADLKTFQALGVFGMALPAALTTQNSRGVFGVKGITPGMLSKQLDALLSDILPDAVKTGMLLTKRNVETVATTINKYSIKSLVVDPVLKSSSGRPLLQPGALKSLAGKLFPLAMIVTPNIPEAEVLAGISITSEGDMDHAAGKIMDLGPKYVLIKGGHRIGPAADTLYGGRSVLSFSTPRRRGQFHGTGCVLSSAIAVFIAKGLPVEKAVEKSKQFVDKMLTTAEPPGKSNIKYFQF
- the rph gene encoding ribonuclease PH; amino-acid sequence: MRVDGRKADELRKVKIIRNYIKSAEGSVLIEMGDTKVICTATVDNSVPPFLRGKGTGWVTAEYAMLPRSSYQRIQRERGKVGGRTHEIQRLIGRSLRSVVDMTALGERSVLIDCDVVQADGGTRTASITGAYVALADALRHIKRQGLIETTPLMDFLAAISVGIVGGTPMLDLCYAEDSGAEVDMNLVMTGKGKIVEVQGTAEGEPFSKSELAKLLALGEKGIKALVKKQKDLLR
- a CDS encoding TMEM165/GDT1 family protein, with amino-acid sequence MTAFLTSLAIVFLAEMGDKTQLLAMAFATRFRWQTVMGGVLAATAANHFFAVLAGKYLTSFIPLSSVKIGAAVSFILFGLWTIRGDKLHDEDKRFNFSPFWTVTAAFFLAEMGDKTQLATVALAADFNAVIPVWVGTTAGMLIADAFGIVIGVVLHKRIPEKQIKWFSAVVFILFGLWGLYGPVMQQMGK